One genomic segment of Brassica napus cultivar Da-Ae chromosome A3, Da-Ae, whole genome shotgun sequence includes these proteins:
- the BNAC03G46860D gene encoding uncharacterized CRM domain-containing protein At3g25440, chloroplastic: MAIAFARTLQRASSSLLRSSYPLLISARSIPQSREFAFSISTFFQPTISTMCRRNFSHGTVNLVISEGKPKFETRELDPPKKWKWLTKKRLKLKRKKEREERNAANRKDPRRLTVKGKKKRKFANPEERIKHKLERAKIKEASLVEKLKRYEVAKVQGPEVRPHEITGEERFYLKKMGQKRSNYVPIGRRGVFGGVILNMHMHWKKHETVKVICNNSKPGQVQQYAEELAKLSGGVPVNIIGDDTIVFYRGKGYVQPKVMSPIDTLSKKRAYEKSKYEQSLESVRHFIAIAEKELELYYRHVALYDDPSNRNPLSVLDDSPLDSCDHHRNRLYMSCSDTEADSEDEEESDEEAQ, from the exons ATGGCAATTGCTTTTGCTCGTACTCTTCAAAGAGCTTCTTCATCTCTTCTTAGATCTTCATATCCACTTCTCATTTCCGCCAG GTCTATTCCTCAGAGCCGAGAATTTGCTTTTTCAATATCAACATTCTTTCAACCGACCATCTCAACGATGTGTAGAAGAAACTTCAGTCATGGGACGGTGAACCTAGTGATATCAGAAGGGAAACCCAAGTTCGAAACACGGGAGCTTGATCCTCCCAAGAAATGGAAGTGGCTGACCAAAAAGAGACTGAAgctcaaaagaaagaaagagagagaggaaagaaaCGCAGCCAACAGGAAAGACCCACGAAGACTCACCGTCaaggggaagaagaagaggaagttcGCTAATCCAGAGGAAAGAATAAAGCATAAGCTTGAAAGAGCCAAGATCAAAGAAGCGTCGTTGGTTGAGAAACTGAAACGGTATGAAGTTGCTAAAGTGCAGGGACCCGAGGTTCGACCCCATGAGATTACAGGAGAGGAACGTTTCTACTTGAAGAAAATGGGTCAGAAAAGATCTAACTATGTTCCCATTGGGAGAAGAGGAGTGTTTGGTGGTGTTATTCTGAACATGCATATGCATTGGAAGAAACATGAAACCGTTAAGGTCATTTGCAATAATAGTAAGCCTGGACAAGTGCAGCAGTACGCGGAGGAGCTTGCTAAGCTGAGTGGTGGTGTGCCTGTTAACATAATCGGCGATGATACAATCGTATTTTATAGAGGGAAAGGTTATGTTCAGCCAAAAGTTATGTCTCCTATCGATACATTGTCCAAGAAAAGG gcttatgagaaatcaaagtatgAGCAGTCCCTTGAGTCTGTGAGACACTTCATAGCGATTGCAGAGAAGGAGCTTGAACTATACTACAGACATGTTGCTCTTTATGATGACCCGAGTAACAGAAATCCTCTTTCGGTTTTGGATGATTCTCCATTGGATTCATGTGATCACCACCGGAATAGGCTTTATATGAGTTGTTCGGATACTGAAGCTGACTctgaagatgaagaggaaagTGATGAAGAAGCTCAGTGA
- the LOC111214061 gene encoding beta-galactosidase 8: MVRVRKIEIVSCLLLQIVVAATAANVTYDHRALVIDGKRKILISGSIHYPRSTPEMWPDLIQKSKDGGLDVIETYVFWNGHEPHKNKYNFEGRYDLVKFVKLVAKAGLYVHLRIGPYACAEWNYGGFPVWLHFIPGIKFRTDNEPFKAEMQRFTAKIVDLMKQEKLYASQGGPIILSQIENEYGNVDSSYGSAGKSYMKWSASMALSLDTGVPWNMCQQGDAPDPIINTCNGFYCDQFTPNSNNKPKMWTENWSGWFLGFGDPTPYRPVEDLAFAVAIFYQRSGTFQNYYMYHGGTNFERTSGGPLISTSYDYDAPIDEYGLVRQPKWGHLRDLHKAIKLCEDALLATDPTVTSLGSNLVASVYKTSSGSCAAFLANIGTESDATVTFNGNSYHLPAWSISILPDCKNVAFNTAKINAATESTTFSSQSLKPNADSSEELGSQWSYIKEPIGISKADAFVKPGLLEQINTTADESDYLWYSLRMDIKGDETFLDEGSKAVLHVQSIGQVVYAFINGKLAGSGNGKQKISLDIPINLVTGKNTIDLLSVTVGLANYGAFFDLFGAGITGPVTLKSAKSGSSIDLSSQQWTYQVGLKGEDTNLGSGDSSEWVSKSPLPTMQPLVWYKTTFDAPSGSDPVAIDFTGTGKGIAWVNGQSIGRYWPTSIARNNGCTDSCNYRGSYSSNKCLKNCGKPSQTLYHVPRSWIKPSGNTLVLLEEMGGDPTKISFATKQTGSSLCLTVSQSHPAPVDSWASDSKILNRTSPVLSLKCPISTHVITSINFASFGTPTGTCGSFSHGRCNSPRSLSIVRKACVGSRSCKVEVSTRVFGDPCRSLAKSLAVEASCS, from the exons ATGGTAAGAGTTAGGAAGATAGAGATTGtatcttgtcttcttcttcagataGTGGTGGCGGCTACGGCGGCCAATGTAACTTACGACCACCGTGCTCTTGTGATCGACGGGAAAAGGAAGATTCTGATCTCTGGCTCCATTCACTATCCAAGAAGTACTCCAGAG ATGTGGCCCGACCTTATACAAAAATCCAAGGACGGTGGCTTGGACGTTATAGAAACTTACGTTTTCTGGAATGGTCACGAGCCTCATAAAAACAAG tacAATTTTGAAGGAAGATACGATTTAGTCAAATTTGTGAAGCTTGTGGCCAAGGCTGGTCTCTATGTTCATCTACGAATCGGTCCGTACGCTTGCGCAGAATGGAATTACGG AGGTTTCCCAGTATGGCTACATTTTATTCCTgggatcaagtttcgaactgaTAACGAGCCATTTAAG GCAGAAATGCAGCGATTCACTGCCAAGATTGTTGATCTGATGAAGCAAGAAAAGCTATACGCATCACAAGGAGGTCCAATCATTCTCTCccag ATTGAGAATGAGTATGGAAATGTTGATTCATCTTATGGGTCTGCTGGTAAAAGTTATATGAAGTGGTCTGCTTCTATGGCTCTTTCACTAGATACTGGAGTACCCTGGAACATGTGCCAACAAGGAGATGCTCCTGATCCCATT ATCAACACATGCAATGGTTTCTACTGCGATCAGTTTACTCCTAACTCAAACAATAAACCAAAGATGTGGACTGAGAACTGGAGTGGATG GTTCCTTGGTTTTGGAGATCCTACACCTTATAGACCAGTTGAAGATCTTGCATTTGCAGTTGCGATATTTTACCAACGTAGTGGAACTTTCCAGAACTACTACATG TATCATGGTGGAACAAACTTTGAAAGAACAAGTGGAGGACCTTTAATCTCTACTAGTTATGACTATGATGCTCCAATAGATGAGTATG GACTTGTTAGACAACCCAAATGGGGACACTTACGAGATCTACACAAGGCTATCAAGCTTTGTGAAGACGCCTTGTTAGCCACAGATCCAACAGTTACTTCTTTGGGTTCAAATTTGGTG GCATCTGTGTATAAAACATCATCTGGATCATGCGCTGCTTTTCTTGCAAACATTGGTACGGAATCTGATGCAACTGTGACTTTCAATGGGAACTCATATCACTTGCCTGCATGGTCCATAAGCATCTTGCCGGATTGCAAAAACGTAGCTTTCAACACAGCAAAG ATAAATGCTGCAACCGAGTCTACCACGTTTTCTAGCCAATCATTAAAGCCTAATGCTGATTCGTCTGAGGAGTTAGGTTCACAATGGAGCTACATTAAAGAACCTATTGGAATCTCAAAAGCAGATGCATTTGTGAAACCTGGATTGTTAGAGCAGATCAACACAACAGCTGATGAAAGTGACTACTTGTGGTACTCCCTGAG GATGGACATTAAAGGCGATGAGACTTTCCTTGACGAAGGATCTAAAGCCGTCCTTCACGTCCAGTCCATAGGCCAAGTGGTTTATGCTTTTATAAATGGAAAACTTGCcg GAAGTGGAAATGGCAAACAAAAGATTTCTTTGGACATCCCAATTAATCTTGTCACCGGGAAGAACACAATTGATCTTCTTAGTGTGACCGTTGGGCTTGCG AACTATGGAGCTTTCTTTGACTTATTTGGAGCAGGAATAACCGGTCCTGTGACGCTTAAAAGCGCAAAGAGTGGTAGCTCAATCGATTTGTCTTCACAGCAGTGGACTTATCAG GTTGGACTCAAAGGGGAAGACACAAATTTAGGAAGTGGAGATTCTTCTGAATGGGTTTCAAAGTCTCCTTTGCCCACTATGCAGCCACTGGTTTGGTACAAG ACAACATTTGATGCTCCTTCTGGGAGTGATCCAGTAGCTATAGACTTCACAGGTACAGGAAAAGGCATTGCGTGGGTGAACGGACAGAGTATAGGTCGGTACTGGCCAACCAGTATTGCAAGAAACAATGGTTGCACAGATTCGTGTAACTACAGAGGATCTTACAGTTCCAACAAATGCCTCAAGAACTGTGGAAAACCTTCACAGACATT GTATCACGTGCCTCGCTCGTGGATAAAACCAAGCGGGAACACTCTTGTTCTGTTGGAAGAGATGGGAGGAGATCCGACAAAGATATCATTCGCTACAAAACAAACAGGAAGCAGTTTGTGTTTGACGGTGTCACAATCTCATCCTGCTCCGGTGGACTCGTGGGCTTCTGATTCAAAGATCTTAAACAGAACCAGCCCGGTTCTTTCCTTAAAATGCCCTATCTCCACTCATGTGATCACTTCTATAAATTTTGCAAGCTTTGGTACACCCACAGGCACTTGTGGTAGTTTCAGCCATGGCCGTTGCAATAGCCCTCGTTCTCTCTCCATCGTCCGCAAG GCATGTGTTGGATCGAGGAGTTGCAAAGTTGAAGTCTCTACCAGAGTCTTCGGAGACCCTTGTCGTAGCCTCGCCAAGAGCTTAGCTGTTGAAGCTTCTTGTTCATGA
- the LOC111214062 gene encoding vacuolar fusion protein MON1 homolog, protein MTTSDSSSSSSSSANDFADPNPSTDPGTNSDRVQSQLESMNLSEPSGVSDGTPTDDDDDEEVASANGIEGGEETEALPRAEEHPVEMEAGEEPPSPTSSGYDGERGSSGGASSTYKADEDEIREANVDADTASQHEAAWLPGKRHVDEDDASLSWRKRKKHFFILSNSGKPIYSRYGDEHKLAGFSATLQAIISFVENGGDRVNLVKAGKHQVVFLVKGPIYLVCISCTDETYEYLRGQLDLLYGQMIVILTKSIDRCFEKNAKFDMTPLLGGTDAVFSSLVHSFSWNPATFLHAYTCLPLPHASRKATGTVLQDVCASGVLFSLLMCRHKVISLAGAQKASLHPDDLLLLSNFVMSSESFRTSESFSPICLPRYNPQAFLHAYVHFFDDDTYVILLTTRSDAFYHLKDCRVRIEAVLLKSNILTTVQRSIAEGGLRVEDLPIDRRLRQKPSSTNNQGQDSTEVSVGTGGPFGLWHFMYRSIYLDQYVSSEFSPPVTSHRQQKSLYRAYQKLYASMHEKGLGPHKTQYRRDENYTLLCWVTPDFELYASFDPLADKAMAIKICNQVCQRVKEVENEVFLQGASPFSW, encoded by the exons ATGACGACTTCAGATTcgagctcttcttcttcttcttccgccAACGATTTCGCCGATCCGAACCCTAGCACCGATCCGGGGACGAATTCGGACCGTGTTCAAAGTCAGCTGGAGTCAATGAATCTCTCTGAGCCAAGCGGAGTCTCTGATGGAACCCCCaccgatgatgatgatgacgaggAGGTTGCATCGGCCAACGGGATTGAAGGCGGGGAGGAGACAGAGGCGTTGCCAAGGGCGGAGGAGCATCCGGTGGAAATGGAGGCAGGGGAGGAGCCGCCGAGTCCGACGAGCAGCGGTTACGATGGGGAGAGAGGGAGCAGCGGCGGAGCTTCCTCTACCTACAAAGCTGACGAGGATGAGATTCGGGAAGCTAATGTGGACGCTGACACCGCCTCTCAGCATGAAGCCGCGTGGTTGCCTGGGAAACGCCACGTCGACGAG GATGATGCTTCTCTTTCGTGGAGAAAGAGGAAGAAGCATTTCTTTATATTGAGTAACTCCGGAAAACCCATATATTCCAG atatggAGATGAACATAAGCTTGCTGGATTTTCAGCTACTCTTCAAGCTATTATTTCCTTTGTTGAGAATGG TGGTGACCGTGTCAATTTAGTCAAGGCAGGAAAACACCAG GTTGTCTTTCTCGTGAAAGGGCCAATATACCTGGTTTGCATCAGCTGTACAGATGAAACATATGAGTATTTAAGGGGGCAGTTGGATCTTCTTTATGGTCAG ATGATAGTGATTTTAACAAAGTCAATAGACAGATGTTTTGAGAAGAATGCAAAGTTCGACATGACACCCTTGCTTGGAGGGACAGATGCTGTCTTCTCATCTCTTGTCCATTCATTTAGCTG GAACCCAGCTACATTTCTACATGCCTACACTTGTCTTCCCCTTCCGCATGCGTCGAGGAAAGCTACAGGGACAGTATTACAAGACGTTTGCGCGTCTGGGGTCTTGTTTTCACTGCTAATGTGCAGACACAAG GTTATCAGTCTTGCTGGTGCACAGAAAGCTTCTCTCCATCCCGATGACTTGCTTCTACTCTCAAATTTTGTTATGTCTTCAGAATCATTCAG GACATCAGAATCTTTCTCACCAATCTGTCTACCAAGATATAATCCTCAGGCCTTTTTGCATGCCTATGTCCACTTCTTCGAT GATGATACATATGTGATATTGCTTACCACGCGTTCAGATGCCTTCTATCATCTCAAAGATTGCAG GGTTCGTATCGAGGCTGTTCTTCTCAAGTCAAATATCCTTACTACGGTTCAAAGATCAATCGCTGAAGGTGGATTGCGTGTTGAGGATTTGCCAATAGACCGCCGGCTTAGACAGAAACCATCATCTACTAATAATCAGGGACAAGATTCAACGGAGGTATCAGTGGGAACTGGAGGTCCCTTTGGACTTTGGCATTTCATGTATCGCAGTATATACTTAGATCAATACGTTTCCTCTGAGTTCTCACCTCCAGTAACTAGTCACAGACAACAGAAAAG TCTATACCGAGCATACCAGAAACTCTATGCTTCAATGCATGAGAAAGGATTGGGACCCCACAAGACTCAATATAGAAGAGACGAAAACTACA CTCTGCTATGCTGGGTCACACCAGATTTTGAACTCTACGCATCATTTGATCCCCTTGCAGACAAG GCGATGGCGATAAAGATATGCAATCAGGTATGCCAGAGGGTAAAAGAGGTGGAGAATGAAGTGTTTTTGCAAGGAGCTAGCCCTTTCTCttggtga
- the LOC111207395 gene encoding transcription factor FER-LIKE IRON DEFICIENCY-INDUCED TRANSCRIPTION FACTOR, whose amino-acid sequence MDGTVNVLSNLSDIELHNFLVDPNFDQFINLIRGDDQTNKNPSLEFDLGGPFQNSPSFVDENHFIPSHVNDLFDELPDLDSNVAESFRSLDAESVKAGGDDDYNDYDDSSATTTHTDGSRKTRTDRSKTLISERKRRGRMKDKLYALRALVPNITKMDKASIVGDAVAYVQELQSQAKKLKADIAGLEASLNSTGGYQEPAPDAHKTRRGLNPPVSKKIIQMDVIQVEEKGFYVRLVCNKGVDVAPSLYKSLESLSSFEVQNSNLSSHSPDTYLLTYTLDGTCFEQSLNLPNLKLWITGSLLNQGFEFVKAFT is encoded by the exons ATGGACGGAACAGTCAATGTTCTTTCAAACTTAAGCGACATAGAACTACACAACTTCTTGGTCGATCCAAACTTCGATCAGTTCATAAATCTCATTAGAGGAGATGATCAAACCAATAAAAACCCATCTCTTGAGTTCGATCTTGGTGGTCCTTTCCAAAACAGTCCAAGTTTCGTCGACGAGAACCATTTTATCCCATCACATGTCAATGACCTTTTCGACGAACTGCCTGACTTGGACTCCAATGTCGCCGAGTCCTTCCGTAGCCTCGACGCAGAGAGTGTTAAGGCAGGCGGTGACGACGATTACAACGACTACGACGACTCTTCAGCCACCACGACGCATACTGATGGAAGCCGTAAGACGAGGACGGATCGGTCAAAAACTTTGATCTCTGAGAGGAAAAGGAGAGGCCGTATGAAGGATAAGCTTTACGCATTGAGAGCTCTTGTTCCTAACATTACTAAG ATGGACAAAGCATCTATAGTTGGAGATGCGGTGGCTTATGTTCAAGAACTGCAATCCCAAGCCAAGAAACTCAAGGCAGACATCGCTGGCCTTGAAGCTTCTTTAAACTCTACTGGAGGGTACCAAGAACCTGCACCAGATGCTCACAAAACTCGTCGCGGTCTCAATCCTCCTGTTTCCAAGAAAATTATTCAG ATGGATGTTATTCAGGTAGAGGAGAAAGGATTTTATGTGAGATTGGTGTGTAATAAAGGAGTAGATGTTGCTCCATCACTCTACAAGTCTTTGGAGTCTCTTTCAAGTTTCGAAGTGCAAAACTCCAATCTAAGCTCTCATTCTCCTGACACATACCTCTTGACATATACATTGGAT GGGACATGTTTTGAACAGAGTTTAAACTTGCCTAACCTGAAGCTGTGGATCACTGGATCACTTCTAAACCAAGGTTTTGAATTCGTCAAGGCATTTACTTGA